One segment of Ziziphus jujuba cultivar Dongzao chromosome 12, ASM3175591v1 DNA contains the following:
- the LOC107428227 gene encoding protein HYPER-SENSITIVITY-RELATED 4, producing the protein MANKNVILSTAASLVASAMLIQSIVRDFLPHQLCNFLFSFARILSHRFSSQLTVVVEEFQGYSMNQVFEAAEIYLGSKQNSSVRRVKVGKSEKEANLAVNIDRNEEAVDVFENVEFKWIFVTTQVEASMNVNHRRMVDLNSSLRSEVRHFELSFHRKQKDKAFGSHFPYILEKAMAIREERKVVNLYSANGENWCFQHVLLNHPMNFKTLAIDSKLKKELLEDLDNFMNGKEYYKRIGKAWKRGYFLYGPPGTGKTSLIAAMSNHLKFDIYNLDLTDIQNDSHLRFFLLRMSSQAIIVVEDIDCSIKLQNRDSPEDQKQTQGDNNGKVTLSGLLNFVDGLYSYCGEGRIMILTTNYKEKLDPALLRPGRMDMHICLSYCNASVFDQLAFNYLGLHQHHLFDEIKRLIEEIEVTPAELGGELMKSRDPQVSLQGLLSFLHNKKIQQHSSSN; encoded by the coding sequence atggccaataaaaatgtaattcttTCCACAGCAGCTTCTCTTGTTGCTTCAGCAATGCTTATCCAGAGCATTGTAAGAGATTTCTTACCCCACCAACTCTGCAACTTTCTCTTCTCCTTTGCTCGAATCCTTTCTCATCGTTTCTCTTCGCAACTTACTGTTGTTGTAGAGGAATTTCAAGGCTATTCCATGAACCAAGTTTTTGAGGCAGCAGAAATCTACTTGGGCTCTAAACAAAACTCATCGGTAAGAAGAGTTAAAGTGGGAAAGAGTGAGAAGGAAGCGAATTTAGCAGTTAACATAGATAGAAATGAAGAGGCTGTTGATGTTTTTGAGAATGTGGAATTCAAGTGGATATTCGTCACCACACAAGTTGAAGCATCAATGAATGTAAACCATCGCAGAATGGTGGATCTCAACTCCTCTCTGAGATCAGAAGTGAGACACTTTGAGCTGAGTTTTCACAGGAAGCAAAAAGACAAGGCTTTTGGATCACACTTtccatacatattagaaaaagcAATGGCCAttagagaagagagaaaagttGTGAATCTCTACAGTGCTAATGGAGAAAATTGGTGCTTTCAACATGTCCTTCTCAATCACCCCATGAACTTCAAGACCCTTGCTATTGATTCCAAGCTCAAGAAGGAATTGCTTGAGGATTTGGACAACTTCATGAACGGGAAGGAATACTACAAGAGGATTGGGAAAGCTTGGAAAAGAGGCTACTTTTTATATGGTCCACCAGGAACTGGAAAAACAAGCTTGATAGCGGCCATGTCAAATCACCTTAAGTTTGACATCTACAACTTGGATTTAACAGATATTCAAAATGATTCCCATCTCAGATTCTTTCTTCTTAGGATGTCTAGCCAAGCAATAATTGTGGTAGAGGACATAGATTGCTCTATCAAGTTACAAAACCGGGATTCACCAGAGGATCAAAAGCAAACACAAGGAGATAATAATGGTAAGGTAACACTATCAGGACTGTTGAATTTTGTTGATGGACTTTATTCATACTGTGGAGAAGGAAGAATCATGATACTGACGACCAACTACAAAGAAAAACTTGACCCAGCTTTGCTGAGACCTGGTAGAATGGACATGCATATTTGCTTGTCATACTGCAATGCTTCTGTTTTTGACCAGCTTGCATTTAACTATCTGGGGCTTCACCAGCATCATCTGTTTGATGAGATCAAACGGTTGATAGAAGAGATCGAGGTCACTCCAGCAGAATTGGGTGGGGAGTTGATGAAAAGCAGAGATCCTCAAGTCTCTCTTCAAGGTCTCCTCAGTTTCTTGcacaataaaaaaatccaacagCATTCAAGCTCTAACTGA